The stretch of DNA TCTTCGCTGTAATAACCCAAAATTATTCCTTTTTTCTCTTTGTCTGAGCTTATCCTAATTTGCACAAGTTATTTATTTTTCATTCCTAAGCTTAAAGCATCTGCTTTCATTTGCGTCTGCTAGTCGTTAATCCATGACTGTTAGTCCATCTACACCTCATTTTCTATTTCATAGCATCCCTTTACAATTGGTGATGGTATTGCCGTTTGTGGTGCAGGCTATGGCTATGATGTGGTTGACGGGTTATCTGTCCCATAGTCATTGGCCGATCTGGGTTTATGGATGGACAACTATGCTATCCATCGGGCTTGGCACAATCGTAGCGAATTGGATTAGTCAGCGATATCAATCCTTAGAACAAGTCGAAGTTTCCCTTAAGGAGTCACAGGAAAAATATAAAGTTCTATTCCAAACCCTTCCCATTGGAATTTCAATTACGGATAAAGAATCTCGCATTATCGAAAGCAATACGATCGCAGAACTTTGGTTAGGAATACCTGAGTCAAGAGAGAGCAGCCGTCATCAATATCCTGAAATTAATCCTAGTATTATTCGTGCTGATGGTTCTCCAATGCCTGTCGAAGAATATCCCTGTGTTAAGGCTTTAAGAAGCAATCAAGCTGTTTATGATCAGGAAATGGGTGTTATTTGTTCTGATGGAATTTTGCGATGGTTTAGCGTGAGTGCTAGTCCGATTCCTATAGAGAATTATGGTGTGGTGCTAGTTCATGTCAATATTAGCGATCGCAAATTTGCTGAACAAGCAATGCGAATTAGCGAATCAAGATTACAAACCTTCATAAATAATGCGCCGACACCGATTGCAATCAAAGATTTAGAAGGAAAATATCTATCAATCAACAGTGAATTTGCCTATTGGATGCAATCTCCTGCTGAAGAAATTTTAGGAAAGCATGACTACGAACTTTTCCCTGCTGATAATGTCAAAATTTCCCGTGATCATGAACTGCAAGTGATTTTTGAAGGAATTTCCGTTACCTTTGAAGATACTATACCCCTGCCCGATGGTCGGCATACCTTTCTCATCACTAAGTTTCCACTTATGGATGACCGTGACAGTCCCTACGCGATCGCAGGGATTTATCTCGATATTAGCGATCGCAAACAAGCAGAAATAGCTCTTGCAGAAGTAGAATCTAACCTTAGGATTGCGAATCAAGAACTCCAAAAATTAGTTAACCTTGATGGCTTAACTGAAATCGCTAATCGACGCTGTTTTGATGAAAGAGTTATTTATGAATGGCAAAGGCTCTATCGTGACCGCCAACCATTGTCTTTGCTAATGTTTGACGTTGATTATTTCAAACGCTATAACGATTATTATGGTCATCAATTAGGTGATCAGGCTCTTCTACTGATTGCGCAAGCAGTAGATCAATTAGTTTGCCGTCCTGCGGATCTAGTTGCTCGCTATGGAGGAGAAGAATTTATTGTGATTTTGCCAAATACTAATCTGGAAGGAGCGATCGCAGTCGCTAAGAATCTGCATAAAGCGATCGCCAATTTACAAATTCCCCATCAAGATTCAGATGTTAGTGATATCGTTACAGTCAGTATGGGTATAGCTTCTGACATTCCTAAACTTGATCGATCTCCCTATGTGCTAATCAATCAAGCCGATCAAGCACTCTACTATGCAAAGCAACAAGGACGTAATCGGTCAGTAATATTTGCAGATTAGCCATATTCCCAAAATAATACCAATTTTCATAATGGCAACGCCATTGTGAAAATTTAAAATCCTTACTAGGTTAGGTTTTTAATCCTTGAAAGTGTAGTCACACTTTCAAGAATAGGTATAATGCCAAGATATTAATGGTGTCCGACAGCCATAATGATTATTGACCGTAAACATTCTCGTTCACTTAGTATCCCACTGCAATGGCTGATACTATTGGCGTTCGTGGTACAAATTTTTGGCGCGGTTGGACTAGTTTCATATTTATCTTATCGAAGTGGGAAAGAGTCAGCTAATAAGCTTGCCAATAGACTCAAGGCAGAAATAAGTACCCGTGTCACAGAAAAGACAACAACCTATCTGCAAGCCATTGACCAAGTTAACAAAAATAACATTAGCGATCTGCGTCGAAGCTTGTGGAGCTTTGATGACTTCTCTAGTCAAGAGAAACAGGCTTGGCAACAGATGCAGCTTAATTCTTTGTCGCCAATTACAATTATTGGGTTTGGAACTCCCACGGGAGGACATCGAGCAGTCGAACTATTGAATGATGGCACATTTAGTATTCGGGCAGCGCCCAATGGCGGTGGCAACTACAAAACCTTTACCACTAATCCTGATGGCTCACTAGATAAAGTTACAGAAACATCAGTTAACTTTGATTCGCGTCAGCGTCCTTGGTTTAAAGTGGCTGTGCAGTCCAAGAAAGCAACTTGGACAAATATATATCCCCATATCTATACAGGAGAACTGTTAGTTGCTTTAGCTGAGCCAGTCTATGATCTCAAAAATGAAAATTTCTTGGGTGTTACCTATGGAATTCGCAGCCTTGAAGAAATAAGTCGTTTTCTCCGTGCAATTGATATAAAGACAGGGACAGTCTTTATTATGGAGCGCGATCAGACCTTGGTAGCAACTTCATCATTGATCCAGAAGCCATACCAGCTTTTTCAAAATGCGAAGGATCAGAAATTATTAAAGGCTATTGACAGTCAAAATCTTCAAATTAGTGGTGCGGCAAAATACTTACGCGATCGTAATGGCAACTTAGCAAATATTCGCCAAGCAGAACAATTTGAATTTGAGATTAATGGTGATCGGCAGAGCGTTCAAGTAACTCCGATCAGCGATCGCAATGGGCTGAATTGGGCAATTGTCGTTGTCATCCCTGAGTCAGAATTTATGGCAGATATGCAAGCCAATAAAGTCTGGACAATTCTATTATATGGAATAACCTTACTCGTTGCGACAGGGATTAGCATCATCACAACCCGTTGGATTACCAAGCCGATTTTGCGAATTAGTCGAGCGATCGCCAGTGGGGATTGGCAAGAGCCCTTAGCAGAGAATAGTATGATCTCTGAGATTAGCACATTGGCTATGTCCTTTAACCAAATGACAAAACAGGTGCAGCAATCCTTTGATCGCGTAGAAGTTGCCCTCAAAGAATCACAAGAACAGTATAAAGTTCTCTTCCAAACAGCCCCAATTGGCATTTCCATTACCGATAAGAATGGTTACATAGTTGAGAGCAATATCATTGCCGAAAGCTGGCTTGGGAAACCTCAGTTATTACTACAGGAATGTCAAGATTCTGAACCTAATCCTAATGTTATCCGTCCTGATGGCTCACCCATGCCCATCGAAGAATATGCTTGCATTAGGGCTTTGAGAAGTAACACCCCTGTCTATGACGTGGAAACGGGAATTATATGTGCTGATGGAATTTTACGTTGGTTTAGTGTAAGTGCTGCGCCTATTCCTTCAGAGCAACATGGAGTGGTGTTAATCCATGTCGATATTAGCGATCGCAAACAATCTGAAGAAGCGCTCCGAACAAGTGAGGCAAGATTTCGGACAATCGCCTTGTCGTTACCAGGAGTTATCTACGTCACGGTTCAGCGTCCAGATGGTTCAACTTATTTTGAATATATAAGTTCAGGGGTGGAAGATCTGAACGAACTAACTGTTGAGCAGGCGCTACAAAATCCCCGCCTCATTTATCAACAAACTTTACCAGAAGATCTTGGTAGCTTGAATCAAGCAATTAACTATAGTTTTGAGACGATGACACCCTTTCATTATGAATGGAGAATCATCACCCCTTCAGGAAAACTGAAATGGATTCAGGTAAATTCGCGCCCAGAACAGAATGGAAATACTAATAATTACGAACATCGAGAAAATGGAGATATTGCGCGTTGTGGCATAGTTCTAGATATCACTGCTCGAAAACAAGCCGAAATAGCTCTAGATCAGACTATTGATGAACTAAACTACCATATTGAGAATTCACCTTTAGCTACTATCCGATGGGATCGAGAATTTCGAGTAATCGCTTGGTCAAAGCAAGCCGAAGAAATATTTGGCTGGAGTGCCGAAGAAGCCCTAGGTAAATACTTATATGAATGGCGGTTTGTCTTCGAGGATGATCTTGAGAACGTGGTTCGGGATACAGCAAAAATGCTGGATGGAGTTAGTAGTGTTATTTGCCAAAATCGTAACTACCACAAAAATGGCTCCATCATTTATTGCGAATGGTATAACTCAACATTAGTCGATGAGTCTGGCAATTTGATATCGATGCTTTCTCTTGCTCATGATATTAGCGATCGCAAACAAGTAGAAATCGCCTTGAAATCCAGTGAAAAGAGTCTATCAAATTTAATCAGTAATCTCCCAGGCTACGTCTATCGCGTGCTCAATAATCATGAATACACACCGATATTTGTCAGTCAAGGAGTTATAAATATTACTGGCTATCGACAGGATGAATATCTCATCGAGCGTTCCATTTCCTGCGGTCAAGAAATCCATGTTGACGATGTCGATAGGGTTTGGCAAATAGTGCAGAATGCGGTTAATGCTCACCAAGTCTTTGAGTGTGAGTATCGGATTATCACTAAGTCAGGGCAGCAAAAATGGGTTTGGGAGAGAGGGCTAGGTATCTATGATGATAATGGTAATCTGCTCTCGTTAGAGGGATTTGTAACTGATATTAGCGATCGCAAACAAGTAGAAATCGCTCTAAAGCAAAGTGAGCAGACAAATCGGGCTATTCTCAGTTCCATTCCAGATTTACTATTACGAGTTAGGCGCGATGGCTCATGCTTGGACTTTATACCACCTTTAACAGATCAAGCTGGTACATTTTTACCATTGACAAAGCATCTTTCGGAAGTCCTCCCTCCAGACCTGCTAAAGTTACAGTTGCAAAGGATCGATCAAGCGCTAGCAACTGGGGACTTGCAGGTATGGGAGCATCAAATCATCAAGAATGATCAGATCTGCCATGAAGAAATACGTGTTTTCCCCTGCGGTATAGATGAATGCTTAGTAATTGTTAGAGATATTTCTGCTCGTAAACAAATAGAACTAGCCTTAATCGAAGCTAAGGCAGCCGCCGAAGCAGCGACTAAAGCTAAAAGTGAATTTCTAGCAAGCATGAGTCATGAGATTCGCACTCCAATGAATGGCGTGATCGGGATGACCCAGATCCTAGAAATGACAGAACTTACAACTAACCAACAAGAGTTTGTCAAAACAATTAAAGATAGTGGTCAAGCGCTTTTGGCAATTATTAATGACATTCTGGATTTCTCAAAAATTGAATCGGGAATGCTCGAAATAGAAGCAAGAGATTTTGACTTAGAGGAATTGGTCAGAGGCGTTTGTAATCTACTTGAAAATCAAGCGATCGCTAAACAAATTAATTTGAAGTATGCGATCGCGCCTAACATTCCGAAGAATGTGATCGGCGATCATGCTCGTCTACGTCAAATACTTCTAAATCTAGTTGGTAATGCCCTTAAATTTACTCAAAATGGTCATGTTTCGATTTCAGTTAGTGGTGAAGGATTGGAGGGGAAATATGAGATAACATTTGCGATCGCCGATACAGGTATTGGTATTCAAAGCCATTGCATTGACCTCTTATTTCAAGCCTTCACCCAAGCCGACAACTCCATCAGCCGTGAATACGGAGGTACTGGACTGGGCTTAGCAATCAGCAAACGTCTGGTGAATTTGATGGATGGCACAATTTGGGTAGAGAGTCTCGGTCAAGTCGGCGGCAGCCCTCCCATAAATTGGAAGCCACAACTAGGTAATCCCTTAACAGCTCAAGGCTCAACCTTCTATTTTACGATCGCGCTATTAATTAACCAAGCTTCTGATCAAACACAAACAGTTTTAGCAAAAAAGAATGTGGTTGATGGGAAGTTTGCTGAGAAATTCCCCTTGCGAATTTTACTGGTGGAAGACAATCGAGTCAATCAAATGGTGGCTAAATTAATGCTCAAACGTCTAGGCTATCAAATTAATGCGATCGCTAATAATGGATTAGAAGCTGTGCAAGCTGTACAAAATCATGAATACGATCTGATCTTGATGGATGTCCAAATGCCAAAAATGGATGGTTTGACTGCCACAAAGATGATTCGCACAGAACTAAAAAGCAATGTGCGCATTGTGGCGATGACAGCTGATGCCATGCCCAAAGATCGTCAAGTTTGCTTAGATGTGGGTATGGATGATTTCATTAGTAAACCAATTAGTATCCAAGCTCTCATGTCCATAGTCTCATCTACGAAGTAATACCAATTCACAAAAGTGAGACAACACTTTTGTGAATTGGTATAAATGCCAAAGGAGATCTGTAGTGCTTTACTCCGCAACTCTCTTTAAAATGGCATTGCCATTTTGATAATTTGAGGACTTTCACAAATTATGATTATTTTGCTAATTCGCGGGAACATATTGGGACTGATCATGTTTGTTGCAGTTAGTCCCATTGCCTTAATAGGTGGATTCTTCCTCAAGCTAGCCGATCCAATTACAATGTCTTGTGTTGGGGTTGCTTTGGTTGCCATAGATTTACTAGTGCGCTTACGCTCTCGCACCTCAAAGGGCTGGCTTACCCAAAAAGAATTTGGAGGTACACTTTTCTTTCTGCCTGTTTGGGCTTTTGGTATTGTTGTTGTCGGCATTAATTTTGCAAATGCTTTGCTGAAGTAGTGGTAGTGCTAAATAGTTTAAGGATAGGCGGCGCGAAATGCCGCCTATCCTTACTATATAAAGCCTTTTCATTTATAGGACTACCCAAGTAGTTTGGATTAGTATAGCTGCCATCATCTGAGGTGCAAAAAAATGAGTTCGAGTGGCAATATTTTGCGCCATCACTCGCCCAGTGTTTATGACTTAATATGTCTGACAAAAAGTGTAGATTTAGTCAGCAGTTCTCATTATAAAAATTGGTTGTTTGAAAGCCCGCCGTTGGCGGGCTTTCAAACAACCAATTTTGGTGTTTCTAGCGCCGAAGGCGCTAGAAACACCAAAATTGGTTTCATAATGAGAATTGCTGAGATTTAGTGGCGATCGCAGACAGCCTACATAAGCACTGTATATGACTATAATCTAATATTTAAAAATGAATATTGAATGAAAGTGATAAATGAATGAAAGAAGTAAGTGAAAAAAGAAAAAGATACTAAATCAAGCTTTTTGATTATCTTCTGAAGATTATCCTTAAAATCACATGCTCAGGAATTAAAATGATAAGTATAATTACTCAGGAACCAAGCTTTAAAATGTAAGTATAAAGAAAAGTTTAAGTGATCCCCAAAGTGGCAAAATCTCTAGCAAAATAGAATTATTCAAACGGAGCCAGCTTATATATAGGCTCTGAATTTAAATAACAAGTTAATAAAAACATAAAAAACAAGTGATATTGCATGTTAACTGGTAACTTCTACCAAGTCATGTAATACCACTTGTTTTTTTGATTCGCTATAATTTTATTTTGTTGTTATCGATAGCGGGATCGTGAAAAGACTTACTCTATATAGAGAATAGATTCTTTAGTGTCTTCCTTTTTTATGGGAATCTTGACTAGCAAAGAATTATTAATCTCCTGTTTTGACTCAGATAATATTACTGGATAAGATTATAAAGAAAATGTTAAGCGATCCCAGTTTTTGATCTCTATCTTAGAGAATATGATCATTCAAACGGAATCAGCTTATTTAAAGATTCTGAATTTCAATCTCAATTTAAGAACAATTTATAAAAAACAAATAGTTTGCTCTAATTAGGTGAATTTGCCTAGCAGGAGCAAACTATTTGTTTTTATTTTAGATTTTTTAGTGTTATGTCTTCGCTCAAGCTAGTCAACTAATATATCGTTAGTTTTCGTTTAATTATCTGTTTAAAGCCTTTTAAACTAGTTAAATCAGCATGTAGCAATCCTATTCATTTGTGAGATTAAAATGGTTTGAGAGTGTGTGTCCAAAGGAGGCACACTCTCAAACCATTTGTTGTAAAGGATTGTATCAATTCTCAGTATAAAAAATGATTTTGATGAAGGTCTGCCGATGGTGGACTTTCATCAAAACCAATTTTTGGGTTTACAGCTCCGTAGGAGCTGTAAACCCAAAAATTGGTTTCATAATGAGAATTAAGGAAGGGCTTTTATGCTGATAGATTGTGAAATAAATTAAGTTACATTTATTGAAGTATCTACCAAAATCAAATCGGATTAATTTGCTCAAAATTAATTTGCTTTTCTGCACTAGAGTTAGCTTAAGCTCAAACTAACGTCACCAAATTAACTACTACTTGTGAGTTGGAAATTTATTCGTGGAAAGATTTAATATCCGCAGCGTTATTGAGGGGTATACCCAAGGATATTTTTTGATGTCAGAGGGTGATGGAGAGCCGATTGAGTGGTATTACACCAATAGTCGCACCTTGATTCCACTTGATCATCGCTTTCGATACCCTAAATCTTTACAACGGGTAATTAATCAAAATCGCTTTGAATCCAGAATCGATACTGCCTTTGAAGAAGTAGTTTCTGGCTGTGCCGATCGCGAAACAACATGGATCTCTAAAGAACTGAGATCTCTTTATAGCAATTTGCATCAAGCTGGTTGGGCGCATAGTTTTGAGACATGGCAAGGGGATCAATTGGCAGGAGGGATTTTGGGGATTGCGATTCGCGGGGTGTTTATTGGTGAATCGATGTTTTTTAAAATTCCTGAAGGCTCTAAGGTCGCGATGGTAAAGTTGGTAGATCATTTGCGATCGCATGGTTACAGTTTATTTGATGCTCAGTTGATGAATCCACATCTTGAGAGATTTGGGGCATTTGAGATTGATGATGATAGTTATCAAGCCTTGCTGAAACAAGCATTAACCAAATCTTGTAAATTCATACCAATTTCCGCAAGTGTATCTACACTTGCGGAAATTAAAAAACCAACCCAGTAAGGTTTTTTAATTTTTAAAATAGCAACGCCATTTTAGGTACTGCTAGATAGGTAAGGATGGGTGGCGCGAAGCGCCCATTCTTACCTGTTTAAATCCTTTTCTTTTTTAGAACTATCCCATTTAGTGTTTTTAAAACCCTTACAGGGTTTGGTTTTTAATTCACAGAAGTGTGACAACACTTCTGTGAATTGGTATTACGATGTGAAATACGAGGTGAAAAAAGTTTGTGACTGAACTACATCAAGCTGGCGAAATTGTGCAGTCTCGCTACCGTATTACGAACGTTTTAGGACAAGGCGGTATTGGAATTACCTATGCTGCCCTAGATGCCCAAACAGGCGATCGCGTTGCTCTCAAAGCTTTATCATTTCGACGGATGAATGATTGGAAAGTACTTGAACTATTTGAGCGGGAAGCTAAGGTACTCTCTCAACTCGATCATCCAGCGATTCCATGTTACTTAGACTACTTTCAGATTGATCACGATCGCGATCGTGATTTTTATATCGTGCAGCAATTAGTGGAGGGAAAATCTCTCGCACAAGCGATCTCTGATGGTTGGCATGGTAGCGAGGAAGATGTTAAACAAATTGCTGAGCAAGTTCTGGAGGTGCTGATATATCTCCATGAACTCAAACCACCCGTGATTCATCGCGACATTAAACCGCAAAATATCATCCTTCAGCCCGATCGCAAAATTGCGTTGGTAGATTTTGGTGCAGTTCAAGACACCTATCGCAGTACTCAGGTTGGAGGCAGTACCGTCGTTGGGACTTACGGCTATATGCCACCTGAGCAATTTCGGGGCAAAGCAGTCCCCGCCACCGATCTGTATGCACTTGGTGCAACGATTTTGTTTCTACTGACAGGGCGATCGCCTGCGGAACTACCTGAAATCAAGCTCAAGCTTAGCTTTCGTGACTCAGTTAACATTTCATCCCATTTTGCCGATTGGCTCGACAAAATGATTGAACCTGCGATCGAGGATCGCTTCAGCAGTGCTAAGCAATCGCTTAATGTTTTGCAAAATCCAATCTTGCCATCGCTCGAAAGTCGGATCAGAGCTCTAGAAATTAGTCATTCGCTTGGCTTAAATAGCGATCGCACCGATGCTAAATATCAATATCCCAAGCCTCTTGGTAGCCGTATTGAAATTAAAAAAACTAACAACATTTTAAAGGTAGATATTCCTGCTGCTGGTCTACGTGGTGAGGGCATCAGCCTGCTACTGTTTGCAATTTTTTGGAATGGATTTCTAATCGTATGGACATCATTTGCACTTAGGGCAGGAGCTTTTGCGCTTTTCTCAATTCCGTTTTGGATTGTTGGTATTGGTATAGCCTATGCTGGTTTATCAATTGTATTTGGCAAAGTTTACTTAGTAATTAGCGATCGCACGTTTAGTATTGATTGGGACATTTTAGGAGTCAAACGCCATGTCCAAGGCAAAACCCAAGATTTAAGACAGCTTGAGCTAAAGAGTTCCTACGAGGTAAATAATCAGCCAGTCATGGAGTTGCGCTTAAATCAAGGCATCTATGTCCATAAATTTGGATCGGGGCTAAGTCGTCCTGAAAAAGAATGGTTATTACAGGAAATCAATAATTTTTTAGAGGCATGGCGATCGTGCCATTAAGGCGAAGAGAATAAATGCATTACTTTATAAGGACTTTAATTCTTTGAATATCTGAAATTTAGACCAAAATCAAACTAGCTGTTAATTTTTCTTTTTCAGACAATGAATCTTTAGGAAACTTGTCTAAGAAGCAACTACAAGCATCCCATTTCCCCTGAACTGAGACTGACAACAAATTGCAGTATCCACCCTGTCTACCTTTTGGATCATAATTTTTGCAGAACCGACAATTCATAACAACTCCATATACCCAAAGTCCAATCTATATTCGCCTAAATTGAAGTAAGCTTTTGTGACTAATCTTCACGCTTATTGTGATCGCGATCGCTATAGTTTTTAATTACTGGCTGATGTTACGTGGAAGTTTCTAAAGTAGGGGCGGGTTTAGTTGATAATTCTGTGCTGAAGCAAGAGCTATATGCAAAACCCGCCCCTACCGTATACACGATAGCCTGAGGGATAAGGGATGATGATTACATCCACGTAACATCAGTTACTGGATTTAAGCCAAAAAAGTATTACAGATCTAAACTAAGCAAACACTACTAACACGAATATGTCAGATTCTGCAAACAAGCCGCTTACAACTCTGGAACGCTACCTTATTTTTGTCGATCGCATAATTATTAATATCGAAAATGGAAAACTGCTATCAAAAGAGCATGTCTATCGAATTCTTAGTGAGAGTTTAGAATCGGGAACAGGGGAAATATTTGAGCGAGCTTTAGAAGAACAAGCTAATTTACTTCAATCAAACTTTGCTGCTCAAACTGATGAAGTGAAACAGGCAAAAGCAAATCAGAAACTCCGCGCTATGAAGATTCTCAAAGATGCTTGGGAACAGTGGCAAAATAATTATCAAGTTCAAGACGCTTGTACTAGAGGTATACAGACAATCCTTAATGCCGAGCCTCAAGAACGTCTGTTGACTTTAATCCAAGTTCTAGATCCAAATCATACGCCAGTTTTTGAGCGTCAACATATTCAACTGCTCACGCAATTATTACAGAAGTCAGCCGACACTCTCCCCGATGATTCCGAGGCATTTACATTGCGTCAGTTTGCGATCGGACTTACTCGTGGATTAGCAGATTTTGATCTATTGGAAGGCTCCCTCGTGAGTTGGCTATATGAATCTCAGAGACAAGTTGGATTTGAACGCTCTAAAGTGACTGGACCTTGGCATAGTTGGGCGCAACAGATTACCAGTCCTTTGCCTCGCGATCTATTTTCGACTCAGGCAAGTAATCAATCGGCAGCAGCGATCGCACAGACTCAACTTAGTATTGATATCAGCGCTTGGGTAGAGCTATCTATTTTGTTGCGATATTTGCAAAATGGCTTGGTGCGTTGGTTCGATCAGCAGCCCTATGACGCTAAAGCAGGACTACATATGACAGGGGTTACTTTCGTTGCTTTTGCGATGATCTGGGGTGAACTCAGCAGTGGTTTTCAAAATTCTCAGCAGCTATCAGAACGCGATCGCCAATCTCTAGCCAAAATCTGTTTCCGCCTGAGTTTACAGACCTTGCGAACATTTGCCCAACGTGAAAACTTCCCGCTCTATGGTGGCGTATTTGCTTCTTTTTCTGGCGAGAGCTTTCGAGAAACAATTAGCTATCTCGATCAACCGCTCAAAGAAGCAGAAAACACACAGGAGAAAGCGCGAATTCTCACAGTTTTAGGCTATTCAAAAGCTTGGATGGGGCATCATAGAGACGCGATCGCACTCCATCAAGAAGCCGTAAATCTTGCTCGTGAAGTCGGCGATCAACGCTGCGAGATTGCTAATCTCAATCATCTCAGCCGTATCAGTCTCATTCAAAAAGACTTTAGCACTAGTGAGTCCCAAGCCCAGAGAGCAGTAATTTTGGCGCGACAAAATGGCGATCGCCAAGGCGAAGCGAATGCTCTCGCTAATTTGGGCTATAGCGAAGTGATGATTGCGCGGCA from Pseudanabaena sp. BC1403 encodes:
- a CDS encoding diguanylate cyclase domain-containing protein, producing the protein MTVSPSTPHFLFHSIPLQLVMVLPFVVQAMAMMWLTGYLSHSHWPIWVYGWTTMLSIGLGTIVANWISQRYQSLEQVEVSLKESQEKYKVLFQTLPIGISITDKESRIIESNTIAELWLGIPESRESSRHQYPEINPSIIRADGSPMPVEEYPCVKALRSNQAVYDQEMGVICSDGILRWFSVSASPIPIENYGVVLVHVNISDRKFAEQAMRISESRLQTFINNAPTPIAIKDLEGKYLSINSEFAYWMQSPAEEILGKHDYELFPADNVKISRDHELQVIFEGISVTFEDTIPLPDGRHTFLITKFPLMDDRDSPYAIAGIYLDISDRKQAEIALAEVESNLRIANQELQKLVNLDGLTEIANRRCFDERVIYEWQRLYRDRQPLSLLMFDVDYFKRYNDYYGHQLGDQALLLIAQAVDQLVCRPADLVARYGGEEFIVILPNTNLEGAIAVAKNLHKAIANLQIPHQDSDVSDIVTVSMGIASDIPKLDRSPYVLINQADQALYYAKQQGRNRSVIFAD
- a CDS encoding PAS domain S-box protein, translating into MVQIFGAVGLVSYLSYRSGKESANKLANRLKAEISTRVTEKTTTYLQAIDQVNKNNISDLRRSLWSFDDFSSQEKQAWQQMQLNSLSPITIIGFGTPTGGHRAVELLNDGTFSIRAAPNGGGNYKTFTTNPDGSLDKVTETSVNFDSRQRPWFKVAVQSKKATWTNIYPHIYTGELLVALAEPVYDLKNENFLGVTYGIRSLEEISRFLRAIDIKTGTVFIMERDQTLVATSSLIQKPYQLFQNAKDQKLLKAIDSQNLQISGAAKYLRDRNGNLANIRQAEQFEFEINGDRQSVQVTPISDRNGLNWAIVVVIPESEFMADMQANKVWTILLYGITLLVATGISIITTRWITKPILRISRAIASGDWQEPLAENSMISEISTLAMSFNQMTKQVQQSFDRVEVALKESQEQYKVLFQTAPIGISITDKNGYIVESNIIAESWLGKPQLLLQECQDSEPNPNVIRPDGSPMPIEEYACIRALRSNTPVYDVETGIICADGILRWFSVSAAPIPSEQHGVVLIHVDISDRKQSEEALRTSEARFRTIALSLPGVIYVTVQRPDGSTYFEYISSGVEDLNELTVEQALQNPRLIYQQTLPEDLGSLNQAINYSFETMTPFHYEWRIITPSGKLKWIQVNSRPEQNGNTNNYEHRENGDIARCGIVLDITARKQAEIALDQTIDELNYHIENSPLATIRWDREFRVIAWSKQAEEIFGWSAEEALGKYLYEWRFVFEDDLENVVRDTAKMLDGVSSVICQNRNYHKNGSIIYCEWYNSTLVDESGNLISMLSLAHDISDRKQVEIALKSSEKSLSNLISNLPGYVYRVLNNHEYTPIFVSQGVINITGYRQDEYLIERSISCGQEIHVDDVDRVWQIVQNAVNAHQVFECEYRIITKSGQQKWVWERGLGIYDDNGNLLSLEGFVTDISDRKQVEIALKQSEQTNRAILSSIPDLLLRVRRDGSCLDFIPPLTDQAGTFLPLTKHLSEVLPPDLLKLQLQRIDQALATGDLQVWEHQIIKNDQICHEEIRVFPCGIDECLVIVRDISARKQIELALIEAKAAAEAATKAKSEFLASMSHEIRTPMNGVIGMTQILEMTELTTNQQEFVKTIKDSGQALLAIINDILDFSKIESGMLEIEARDFDLEELVRGVCNLLENQAIAKQINLKYAIAPNIPKNVIGDHARLRQILLNLVGNALKFTQNGHVSISVSGEGLEGKYEITFAIADTGIGIQSHCIDLLFQAFTQADNSISREYGGTGLGLAISKRLVNLMDGTIWVESLGQVGGSPPINWKPQLGNPLTAQGSTFYFTIALLINQASDQTQTVLAKKNVVDGKFAEKFPLRILLVEDNRVNQMVAKLMLKRLGYQINAIANNGLEAVQAVQNHEYDLILMDVQMPKMDGLTATKMIRTELKSNVRIVAMTADAMPKDRQVCLDVGMDDFISKPISIQALMSIVSSTK
- the aat gene encoding leucyl/phenylalanyl-tRNA--protein transferase encodes the protein MERFNIRSVIEGYTQGYFLMSEGDGEPIEWYYTNSRTLIPLDHRFRYPKSLQRVINQNRFESRIDTAFEEVVSGCADRETTWISKELRSLYSNLHQAGWAHSFETWQGDQLAGGILGIAIRGVFIGESMFFKIPEGSKVAMVKLVDHLRSHGYSLFDAQLMNPHLERFGAFEIDDDSYQALLKQALTKSCKFIPISASVSTLAEIKKPTQ
- a CDS encoding serine/threonine-protein kinase; its protein translation is MTELHQAGEIVQSRYRITNVLGQGGIGITYAALDAQTGDRVALKALSFRRMNDWKVLELFEREAKVLSQLDHPAIPCYLDYFQIDHDRDRDFYIVQQLVEGKSLAQAISDGWHGSEEDVKQIAEQVLEVLIYLHELKPPVIHRDIKPQNIILQPDRKIALVDFGAVQDTYRSTQVGGSTVVGTYGYMPPEQFRGKAVPATDLYALGATILFLLTGRSPAELPEIKLKLSFRDSVNISSHFADWLDKMIEPAIEDRFSSAKQSLNVLQNPILPSLESRIRALEISHSLGLNSDRTDAKYQYPKPLGSRIEIKKTNNILKVDIPAAGLRGEGISLLLFAIFWNGFLIVWTSFALRAGAFALFSIPFWIVGIGIAYAGLSIVFGKVYLVISDRTFSIDWDILGVKRHVQGKTQDLRQLELKSSYEVNNQPVMELRLNQGIYVHKFGSGLSRPEKEWLLQEINNFLEAWRSCH